A stretch of DNA from Maridesulfovibrio sp.:
GACCACTTCGTCATAAATCTGTCTGGGCACCAGTCCGCTGATATCTCCGCCGTTGACAGCCACATCCTTTATGATGGTTGAACTGAGATACATCCACTTGTAGTCGGTCATAAGAAATACGGTCTGTATATCATTATCGAGTCGACGGTTCATGAGAGCCATCTGGAATTCATATTCAAAATCGGACACAGCCCGAAGACCGCGCATGATCACATTTGCGGGGCTCTGCTCCACATAGTGAACCAGAAGTCCGTCAAAGGACTCGACCTCGACCTGCGGATGGTGTGCAAAAATTCTTTTTGCCATGTCCACCCTTTCTTCCAGAGTGAACTTGCAGCGCTTGGAGGTGCTGCCGGCCACTGCCACAATAACTTTATGAAACGTCTTTATCCCGCGCATTACCAGCGAGAAATGTCCGCGGGTAAATGGATCGAAAGTGCCGGGAAAAACAGCTGTTACCGGTTTTACTTCTGCCATAGCAATATCCTTGTCTGACCGTAAAGTTTATTTACCAGCAGGTCGAGGCTCTGCGCATGCTCCGATTGCGGCAGCCCGGCCCTGTCCTCCACTTCCGCCAGCACAAAACCGTCTTCGGCCAGCCAGCCCTTATCCAAAACCGCGTCCAGGGCTCCGGGAAGCAGGTTGTACCCGTAGGGAGGATCGATAAAAATGAGGTCATAAGGTTTGTCGGGAGACTTTGACAGGACCTTGAAAAGATCCGCCTTGGCCACCCTGTATTCCGAGGGAGATACTCCCAGATCTTTAAGGTTGCCGCTGATGAGAGAGGCGGCCCGCCCGTTCTTTTCCACAAAATATGCAAACGCGGCTCCACGGCTCAGGGCTTCTATTGCAAGAGCCCCGCTCCCGGCAAACATATCCGCCACGCGCAGTCCGTCCCAGCATATTCCACGGGACTCCAGCATGGAGAAAACCGCCTGCCGCACCTTGGAGGTGGCCGGGCGATATCCGGGACCTTCCGCAGTCCTGATCACCCTGCCGCCATATTTTCCGCTGATAAGTCTCATAATTCTATAATTCCGAAATCAGTTCAACCACCTGTCTGTTAATATCAAGCAGCTTGTCGCGCAATTCGGTCTGGCTGATGAAAGGCTGTGACCGAACCTTGCCCAACCGGGAACGGAATTCGGTAAAAAGTTTTTCGGAATCCTTGAGAAGGAATTCCCAGTCAACCTGCGGGGCAGCAACCTTTTCCTTCACAACAGGCTGCATTTCGCCGCCGGGCACAAGGATCAGTTCTTCACGATAATCGGCAATATGGACCTTGTACCCCAGTTCCTGCTTGATCAGGGCCGAAAGGACCTTCTGGCCCTTGGCCTCGCCGTGGGTCAATATGACTTTCATACCCGGACTGTCAAAGTTTTTAAGCCAATCGATCATTTCGCTCTGCCCGGCATGTCCGGAAAAACCGTTGATAGTGAAGATACGGGCCTCCACTTTGAGCTTTTCGCCGAAAATGGTGATGTTGTCCGCACCGTTCACCAGCCTGCGGCCGGGAGTTCCCACTCCCTGATAACCGACAAAGACAACCGCGGATTCCTTTTTCCAGATATTATGCCGCAGGTGATGCTTTATGCGTCCCGCGTTGGCCATGCCGCTGGCCGAAATGATTATAGCCGGACCATCGGTATTGTTGATTGCCTGTGAAGACTGGGTGTCCAAAGTGAATTTCAGATTGGGCAGAGACAGCGGGTCTTCCCCGTTGTGCAGCATCTCCGCAGTATCCATATCAAAAAATTCGGGATGGCTCCGAAACACCTCCGTAGCCTTGATGGCCAGCGGACTGTCCAGATAGACAGGCATGTCAGCGGGCAGCCTTCCGTCCTTGGAAAGCAGGTGCAGGGTGTAAAGGAGCTGCTGGGAACGTTCCACGGCAAAGGCGGGAATTACTACCTTGCCGCCCTGTGTGTAGCTCCAGTTTATGGCCTCGGCCAGTTCGTTCAGGCTGTTGGATGAATCCTTGTGGTTGCGGTCGCCGTAAGTGGATTCCATGAGCAGGTAATCAGCCTTTTCAATGATGCTGGGATTTCGCACCAGCAACTGGTCCTTATGTCCCAGATCGCCGGAAAAGACGACCTTGGTGGTCTCCCCGGCCTCCTTCACCCAAAGTTCGATAAAAGCAGAGCCCAGAATATGACCGGCGTCCCTGAAGTTGACGGTGATTCCCTCAGCAGGTTCAAAAGTCGCGCCGTAATGTACAGTGCGCATCAGCGGAGTCGTATTTATCGCATCTTCCTGCTCGTAGATGGGTTTGATCGGAACCAATCCCTTGCGCAGCCTTTTGCGGTTGGCCCATTCGGTTTCCATTTCCTGGATATAAGCACTGTCCAGCAGCATGATTTCCAGCAGATCGCGGGTAGGCTGGGTCATGTAGATAGGGCCTTTGAAACCGGCCCTGACGGCCGCGGGCAGAAGACCGGAATGATCAATATGGGCGTGGGTTATCAGAATAAAATCCAACTCCCCCGGCCTGTAGTCACTTATCCCGCGGTTACGCTTTTCAATCTCGGCGTTTCCCTGATGCAGCCCGCAATCAACTGCGAACCGGACGTTTTCAGTTTCAAGGATATAACAGGAACCGGTAACGGTCTTGGCCGCCCCCATAAATGTGATTTTCATTCATCCTCCGATGATATGGCTGAGACCCGACCCCCGAATACGAAACGGGGCTTTTCAGGCTATCATTATCATTAATTTTTTGATAGTTCGAATGCACTGTTACATGCACCAATTATGGAATTCAGGCAACACCGTAGTCCGTTACCGGAGACAGAATAATCAGAGAGGCACAGATGCAGAAATCAAGACAGTATGTCATCGACGACCTGTCCATGAAAGAATCGTGGAGACTGTTCAAAATAATGGCGGAAATCGTTGACGGCTTCGACACCCTCAATGATGTGGGACCGGCCGTATCGATCTTCGGCTCGGCAAGAGTCGCGGAAGGAAGCCCGCTCTACCAGCAGACCGAGCAGCTCGCAGGACTGCTTTCACAGGCCGGATATTCGGTCATAACCGGCGGAGGTCCGGGGCTGATGGAGGCAGGCAACAAGGGAGCCTTCGAATCCGGCGGCGAATCCATAGGCCTGCACATTCATCTGCCCTTCGAACAGCATTCCAACCCCTACCTGAACATCAAAAGCGACTATAACTACTTCTTCATCCGCAAACTCATGTTCGTAAAATACGCGCTGGCCTACATTGCCATGCCCGGAGGCTACGGCACTCTGGATGAACTGAGTGAAGCGCTTGTACTCATACAGACCAAACGCATTAAGCCCTTTCCCATAATCCTCATGGGCACGGAATTCTGGTCCGGGCTTGTGGACTGGATAAAAAACCGCATGGTTATGGACGGGTTCTGCAAGGAAGAAGATCTCAACCTGTTTCTGCTCACCGACTCGCCGGAAGAAGCTGTTGCGCACATTAAAAAACATGTGATCATCTAGCCCGGGCATCAAAATTATCGGTTTTAATAAAGGAAAGTGATTAAAATGGTTAAAGACCAGAAAAAAGCCTACATGTTCGGCCTCGGGGCTGTCCTGATCTGGTCTACAGTGGCATCCGCATTCAAGATTGCCCTTTCGCACATGGAACCGCTGCACCTGCTGTTCTATGCTGCCGCATTTTCGGCCTGTTCACTTCTGGCAATTCTTAAAATACAGAAAAAAACAGGCGAAATATGCAAAATGACCCGCAAAGAGATGTCCGGCTGCATGCTGGCCGGACTTCTCAACCCCTTTCTTTATTATGTAGTACTGTTCAAGGCCTATGCCCTGCTTCCGGCGCAGGAGGCCCAACCGCTGAACTACACATGGGCCATAACGCTCTCGCTGCTCTCAATTCCTTTTCTGGGCCAGAAAATTACCGCGCGGGAATTGGCGGCCATTTTCATCAGCTATCTCGGTGTGGTGGTCATATCCACCCACGGCAACCTGCTCGATGTTCAGTTCAGCAATGGATACGGGGTGTTGCTGGCCCTGTTCAGCACCATAATCTGGGCTGCGTACTGGATATACAACACCAAAAGCGGGACTGATCCGCTGGTGGGGCTTTTCCTGAATTTCTGCTTCGGGCTTATTCCCATCACAATCGCCATGCTTGTTTTTTCCGGGCTGCCTCCATTCAACTTTCCGGCTGTTATTTCCGCAGCATATGTCGGCCTGTTCGAAATGGGCATAACCTTCGCCTTATGGCTGAATGCCATGAAACTCACCGAAAACACGGCCAGAATAAGCAACCTGATTTTCCTGTCCCCGTTCATGTCACTGATCCTGATTCACTTTATTGTGGGAGAAGAAATACTGACCTCAACTCTTGTGGGCCTGATCTTCATTGTGGCAGGAAACATTATCCAGCAGTTGGGCCGGAAAAAGGGCTGAATAAATCCGGACAGCCATTAAAATAAATGAATACTCCGGGGCGGGATGGAAGCACGCAGATTTGTTCCCGGCTCAAGGCTTCCATCGGCCAACTGCTTGCGGGGGACAAGAGCGTTGATTTCGAGCCCTTCGTAATCAAGGGTTACACGGGCATAAAAACCGCCGGGCGTTACATTTTTTACAGTTGCTCCGAACTCATTCTGCTGTCCTGAATCAGATAGCTCGCCACCCATCAGAACTTCCTCGGGACGAAATGCCAGCGTGCAGGCAGTGCCGTCCAACGAGTCGCCGCAATGCAGCAGCATGCTGCCGAACCGTATGCATCCGTCTTCAAGGGAACAGGCGTAAATATTGGTCATACCCACAAAATCAGCCACGAATTTTGACCCCGGACTGTTGAAAATATCCCGAATGGCGCCTTTGCGAATAATTTTACCGTCTTTAATGATTGCGCCATTTCCGGCCAGATAAAGCGCCTCGTCAAAATCGTGGGTAACCATGACAAAGGTTATCCCCGTTTCCCGGTGGATGGATTTGAGCAGGTCCTGCACCTCCTGCCGGAAAGCGGGGTCCAGCGCGGAAAGAGGTTCATCCAGCAGAAGAACCGAAGGGTCCACCAGCAGGGCTCTGGCAATGGCTGTCCGCTGGCGCTCCCCACCGGAGAGGTGCCTCGGAGTGCGTTCCAGCAGATGACCGATATTGAGCATTTCAGCCAGTTTTCCGGCTCTGGCTTCCGCATCCGAAGAGCTTATCCCTTTGTAGCGGGCCCCGAATATGATGTTGCTCCTGACACTCAGATGAGGAAAAAGTGCATAGTCCTGATAAACGATGGACAACCCGCGCTTTTCCGGCGGCAGAGCCGTAATATCGCGACCGGCAATACTGATTGAACCGGATTCCACCGGCACGAGTCCGGCTATTGTTTCCAGCAGGACGGACTTGCCGGAGCCGGTAGGTCCGAGCAATGTGAAAAAATCACCTTCAGGCACATGAAGATTTATATCGTCCAGCGCGAACGAAGGCAGCCGCACGTTGAGATGCTCAATGGAAATCACAGTTCGTCCCTCCTCAGTCCCCGTGAGAGAACACGCAAAGCGGCAAAAAGAAGCAGCGCGAGAAAAATAAGCCAGATCGCCACCGGTCGGGAATAAGCAAGGCCGTAGGCGGTGAAACGCTCGTACATGAGCACCGGTGCCACCATCGGGTGATAGGCGACGATTACCACGGCTCCGAATTCACTGAGTGCGCGGGCCATGCACATGATCATGCCGGTAAGCAGCGAGCGCCAGGCCAGCGGAAGTGTAACCCGGACAAATGTCTGGCTCCTGCCCGCCCCCAGAGTTCTCGCCGCTTTTTCAAGCCGTTCCGGGACACTCGCAAATCCGTCACGAGCCGCGTTTATATAAAACGGCAACCCCACGAACAGCAACACCGCGACAATCCCGGTGGAAGTACCCATTATACGTATTCCGGCATCAAGCAGCATCTGCCCTATCCAGTGATTACGCCCGGCAATGGAAAGCAGCGCGATACCTATGACCGGATGCGGAATCATTATCGGCATATCAATGATGGATTCGATCAGCCCCTTGCCCCGAAATTCCTTGCGGGCCAGCAGAAAGGCGAAAGGAGTTCCTATGGCAAAGGCGATGATAGCTGCAAGACCGGAACAGAACATGCTGCGGATGATGGAAGCCCGTACATCATTATCCAGAAATGTTTCCTTCAGCTCGGCCAGACTTGAACCCATAATCAACTGGCTTAAGGGCAAAAGGATGAATCCCAGCACGAGTACGGTAGAAACAATACGGCTGACGGAAAAATCGTGATTTTTTTTCATGAAACAAGAGAGGAACGCCGGACAGTATAATTGCCCGACGTTCCGTTTTATCAGGAAGGATTATTTTTGTACTTTTACCAGATGACGCAACTGAAGCGGCATTTCCCTGACCATTGCTTCATCAGGAACAATGGCCGGTTCAAAGGGAGGCTGTCCCATTTCCTTAAGGATCTTAAGTCCACCCTGAGGTGAAAGCATGTAGGCGAGGAATGCGGTGGCGGCATCCTTATTGGGTGCATCCTTGAGCTCGGTAATTCCGTAGGTGATGGATTTACCGATTCGATCAATGGTGGTACCGGGCTTTTTGCCGCTTACGGTGACTTTGGCCTGCTTGTAGAAATCGTTGTACTTATAATCAGACAGGTTGATGTGTTTGTCGAGGGTTACGTACTTGAGGCCGTGCTGTACCGCAACGGAAAGGTATTCCCAGGCATAGTCCATATTACCGGTCTTGAGCAGGGAAATAAGCTCAACGGATTTGGGGCGTACCCACTCGTCTTTGCGCTTGGCAATAAGTTTATCGAACAGACCGGGTTTATTGTAGAATTTTTCAGCCAGCTGCATAACCATAACGCTGCGGTAACCGCAGGGGTCAAGGTTGGGATCGGAATGCCCCCAGACAACACCGGGCTTCAACAGGATATCATACCAGTTGTTAGCATTGATTTCCGAAGCAAACTTGCTCTTGCCTGTGTAGCAGAGCACAAGCTGGTTGGTGGCGAAACGGATATTGAAATTGGCAAATTTCGGGATAAGGTTCTTGTCGATGACAACATAGTCGGCGGAAGCCATGATGTCCGCAGGTTTACCGACTTCGGAAATCATGCGGGCCATCTTGGTGGACCCTCCAGACTCGCGCTTGATGTCTACGCCGGGGTGCATGGCCTCAAATTCCTTTTCCATCTTCGCAAAGGGGACGGAAAGACTGCCTGCATGGAATATTATCACATCACCGCTGAGTTTATCTGCGGCTGAAACCGGAGCCACGAACAGAACGGAAAGCGCTGCAAGCACAGCGCAGAAAATCAGAATACGCATCACTCTCTCCAATTGGTTTTAATCAGTTTAATAAAACATATTTATAATACCCGTATATTCTATAGGGGTTTTATGTCAACGTAGAATTATTTACTTACATATTAACACCATATTGACACCAAACAACTTCTGCTGAACATTTGAAAATCTGAAACCAGAATAAAATTCGGCAGAGATCCCCTCGGCTGGAAGCATCAATCAAGCGCATGTAACCTATAAAAAATAAACAAAAAAGCCGGAATCAACTCGTACTTATCCGTACAGAGATTCCGGCCGACTGTCTGGCGAGGCTGGCTGATTTTTATCCTAAAACACGTTCATGTTAAGCGCCAGCTGCTACTGGGTTACTTGTTCCCCGCCTTTGGCTGCTGCCACTATTTTCTCATTGGCCTCGCATAATTTTACCCGGTTGTAGAACAGATCTTCCGGTCCGGCCTTGCTGAACAGTTCTCCCAGCAGGACATTCAGGAACAGGCTTTTGTTTATGCCCAGCTTATGGCAGGCTTCCTCAATACGATCATTAAGTTCCGGATTCAAATACACGTCTGAAAGCCTTTTCTGCATAGGCTCCTCCTAATAGAATTCGATAAGTGTTTTACGTAATTTCTCATTACGTTCTTGTTCAGTTCTTTTATTTACGACTTGAGAATAGTATTTTTCATAATCCATGTACAGGGGGAACTTGCAAATTAACCTGAATGTTGCGTTTTTTTCATACAGCCCGAACCATGCTTGTACAACTTGTGCAGTGTGCAAAACAGTTATTTGCACATATGTGCAAAATGTTTGTGCAGGTATATTTTTCACGGCTCAAGCCATTTCAAATAAGCCGTTGTTTTTTAATGACTTTTAATTTTGGCACACTTGCTGCTTAATGAAAAACAACACAGGTTGAAGAAGATGTTCCCCTGCATCTCCCTCTAACCACAGCAGAATAACATACAGTCATCATTCCTCATCACACTCCTAAAATACAAAAGGACCGGGAAGCCTCCAGCCCGGTCCTTTTGTATTTTGCAGCTTAAATTCTCAAAAAACCAGTTCATCTAGATTTCATGGTTAACCATCATTGACCCCGCCAATACGCGGATAGATTTCAAATTGACAAGTGCGTAAAGCCCCAGAAATGCTCCGGCAGTCAGTTCGCGGTTTACGCCCGTATTCCATGCTAACACCAGAGCGATGGCAAAAACAGCCTGTATCCCCATTATTCTTGCCTGCATGGGGTTAAGCCAACGCAAGCCCAGTATCTTGCGGCACTGTAAATACCGGGCCGTATTCACCAGTACAAAAGACCAGAAAAAGGCCGCCCCGGCTCCAGCCACGCCCATACTCCGATAAAGAACAAGACATAGCACACCATTTACACAAAGCGCTGTAACAGTATTAAAAGCCTCCAGCCTAGACCTTCCGGCCATGAGCAGAACATACCCCACCGGACCGGTGTAGCAGTTGAATACATTGCCCAGAATAAGATAAACAAGACATCCCCGGCCGGCACCGTAGTCCGAGCCGAAAGCGGCCATGATCAGATCGGAATACATAACCGACAGCACCAGAATCACAAATGAGAACAAGGAAAGGGAGCAGGTGATATCCCTGTACAACTCTCCGATCATCTTCAAATCATTCCGCGAATATGCCGAAGAAATATGCGGGACATATACGCTGTTGAAGGTATAAAGCAGAATGGTAATGCTCATGGCTACCCGCATGCCGGACACAAAAATGGCGGAATCATCAACCGATCCGATGCCGCCCAAAATAAGGGTATTTATCCAGACAAGCGAATTCTGTGCAAAAGCCAGCACAAGGAGAGGCAGACAGTAAGCGGCAATATCCCGCACTTTTAATGAACTGTTCAGGCGAAGTGAAAAACGCAGCCTGTATCTGCTCCGAGTAGAGATAAAGGCGTATACAAAAATGACCCCGAAAAGCACTGTGATGCTGAGAAGAAAATCAAGAACATCTATTCCTATCACAAATGTTGACAGGGCAAGGAGAAGCATTGCCCACGGCTGCACCGTATTTTCAATAACGGTGATGCCTGAAACATCCCCCAGACTCTGGCGAAAATATATGATGAGACAGGTAAGCGCCCAGAAAAAGATAATCGGGGCTGCGCACATGATATACTCAGTTCTGTCCGGGTTCTTGAATACAAGCTCTGAAAAGAATTCCGGGGCAATGTAGACAAGCACCATGAAGGCGACGGAAAAAGCGCCCACAGCCAGCAGTGTAAAAGTCCAGAGAAATGAAAGGTTGGCCGGATCGTCCTTTTTCAGAACGGGCGCAAACTTCATGCAGGCGTTGCCAAGACCCAGTTGCGAAACCAGGGCTCCCAGAAAAGCAAATGTATAGGGGATGAAAAAAAGGCCGGACCCGTAGGCCCCGTATTTGCGGGCAAGAACCCAGGTCAACAGCAGACCGCCGACCCCCCTGCCCATTTTGGTTATGAAGACCCAGAAAATCTTGTACAGGGTCGGCAGATTGTTACTCAAGGCATTCAACCTTTGTAAGCGTATTTACCAGAACCGGCCCGGATATTGTTCCGCACCGGCTGTCTGGCCGTGAATTATCTTTATTTCCTGCGTAAAACACAAATAATCGGGATTCATCCTTCAATTCAGTCAGCCTCTCAATTGCCGGTTACAGACAGCGAGGAAAAATCTATACGATAGCGGCCTGCAGCTGTTTCCACTTCAGCAATATCCGAAGCCTGATCATAGGATTTTATCACACCTGAAGAAGTACACCCTCCCTCGGCACGCGCCACAGAACTGAGTATAAAAACCGGGGCAGAGCTGCTGGAGGTGGCGGTATAAAGCATGCCGATACGCGGAATGCTCTTACCCATGCTCTGGGTGGGCAGAGAATAGCGTCTGAGTGAGGAGGAAAAACCCTTCCCCATAAAATCAAAAGAATAGCCGCTTCCGTAATCAAGGCATATTCCGCTGGCCGATCTGCGCGCCTCGCGTGAAAGGTGGGCATAATATTCAATATCCCTGTTCCCGGACGGCACGACCTTATCCCGAATGAAAACATCGGCACCATCCAGTACAACAAAGGCCCTTTTCCATGATTTAGGACGCACTGCCGGAGGATAGAGCCATGCCAGTTCAATCTCAACAGCCTGCAGACCGTTTCCGCTTACAAACCTGGGCCTGCTGACCCTGCCTCCGGATTTCCTGAAGTCTTCCTGAATGAACCATGTTCCGCCTTCACCTAACTGACCGAACTTGCCGAATGTCAGCAGGTTATGGCTTGAAGAAAGCTTCTTGAGAACATAACCGTCATCCATGACGAGTCCTTTTCTGCCCTGCCATACACAGAAAGAACCTTCATCGGGATGGATGTGCGATCCGGGATAGTTCCCCTTTGAGAGGGCAAGATATCCCTGCGGAGGACCGGCCTTGAACATGACAAGGCTGGCATCCTTTCCCCATGACGATCGCGAAAGCAGTATTCCCAGATTGTCGAACCATCCGAACAGCGGCAGATTGTCCGGCGACTCCGGCTCCACGGAAGGATCATACCAGAGGTAATCCTGCCAGAGAACAGTTCTTCGCCTGCGCTCCCGCTCGACTTTGGAAGCCAGCCACTGCGCATGACCATCCTTGAAAATTGACGCCAGACAACGCAGAAAACATCCCGGACCGTAGTAATCTATAATCAGGGAATCCGCATAATCAACGTTGTACAGGAATCCCGGCAGCGATGCATAAAGCCTGTATCTGGCTGTATTCCTGAAGAACCCGCTTTCCCTTACCTTATCCAGTCCTTGTGCCGGGACCAGCGCCATGTAGTAATTCAGGAGCCAGAGAGTTCCGTAACTCCAATAGCTTACCCCTTCATGACTGGCTCCGTCAGGAGAAAGCAGCCCGAGAACGGCGTCAAAATTACGCTCCGCTTCATCCAGCCATTTCACGGCCCTTTTATCCTCTCCGTAGAGGGCAATGCCGGCAATAGCCATGGACGCCACATTCACATAATTATGGTTCTGGAGCAGCCCCCTGTCCTGAGACCACCAGATTTTTTTATTGTGGGTAAGGTCATAAAAATTTTCTGCATGCTCGGCTATGGCATCCCGCACCAGCAACCGGAGCCCCGGAGAAAGTTTGTCATAAAACCAGTCATAGGCCAGAGACATGGAAAAAAGGACATGAGCCGGCCCCATATCGCTGTTCCCGGCCCAATCAGGATTGGTGCTGAACAGGTGCAGAAGGTCTTCTATGATATGAAAAAAGGAAGGCTCGCCAGTGATGAGGTAATAAAAAGATATGTCCAGAAGGCCATCGGCAGGACGGCGGATGGTGCTGGCATCAAACAGCAGCAGGTTATTGGGAACCCGGCTCCCGACCTCGTTTCTACCGCGCTTTCGGACTATTTTCAGAAAATCGGAGTAAGGTTTCTGGTCCTTCAGCGACCGCAGTTCCTCCAGCCGGGTACTGTTGAAATACAGGCGCGGGCGCTTGTTGAAAACCGAATAGTCTGCTGCGGCTCTGCTCTCAACTGAGGCGGATAGAACAAATAGAATTGAGCTGATTATCAGTAGAAATTGTTTAAACCGCATAACGAATCTCCGGATTTAAAAATTACCCTAGTGCAGACCGGAGACACAGGAAATGCCTAAATCCAAAAACATCAGGAGCCCGCACTAAACTCACAGTCGGTTCCGGTTACCGGCAGGCGGGCTATCCTTTCCCGTTGTTCCGCTTAACGGCCTTTATTATTTTGACCAGCGTGCGCTTGACTATCCCCATGGAAGCTTCGAGGCTTGCAATCCGCATCTCCAGTTCCTTTATATATTGCGATTGAGCTTCCTCGGCTATATCGCAGGATGATTCAGGGACTGTAAGTAAGCCCTCATCTATTCGCTCACGAGCAAAAGTTTCTACAACCTCAGCTGTCACAGGCCGGATATCATCGGCAAAGCCATAAATCAACGCACCTTCACAGATCACATTGATGTTGCGCGGAATACCGTAAGAAAAAGAATTGACTGCCCCGACGGCCTCATCTGTTAAAATGCTCTGCGGGTCTGCAGCACCGCCCTGCCGCAGCCGGTAATGAATGTACTCGGTGACTTCCTGATCCCGCAGCCTTGAAAGATGCGCACTGACAACAATCCTCTGCACAATCTGGCTGTAGCGGGCTTTCCGCAGTCTGGATCTGAATCCGGACTGGCCGACCATCAGTATTGAAATAAGATTTTCCTTGCCGGCCTGCAGATTCGAAATCATACGCAACTGCTCCAGGGCATCATCGCTCAGGTTCTGCGCTTCATCCATAATCAACAGAACCTTTTTTTCTCCCTTGGAATAAACATCAAGCAGAAACTGATGCAACGCATCCAGACAGGAGGCAGGAGTGGATTTTTCCGGCAGTTCCACCTCAAGCTCGGTAAGGATCATTTCAACAATATGGTCTCCGCCCACTGCGCTATTGAAAATAACCCCGACAATAGTATCCTCGCTGCGGTCCTGCACCAGCTTGTAGATGAGAGAAGTCTTTCCCGTTCCGGCATCCCCGGTAAGCAGAATGAGGCTGTCACCGTTCATGAGCCCGTATTCAATATGAGTAAGAGCCTGCTGATGCCATTGGCTTAGGTAGAAAAAATCCGGGTCCGGCAGGATATTGAAAGGCTTTTCCGTTAATCCGAAAAATTCTAGATACATAATTTTACCACCTAGGGCGCAACGTTCAGACTTTCAATTTCAGTCTTATTCAATACGACTCCGACAATATTACTGCCATCAAGCAGCCGAAGAGCCTTCTGGACATGCTCGCGGGAAGTTTTTCCGGCCTCGATAACAAACACTATCCCGTCAACGTAACTTGAAAATACCAGAGCATCAGGCGCATGTAAAAGGTCCGGGCAGTCAAAAATAACATACCGGTCAGGATACCTCGCCTTCATTTCAATTATCAGTTCCTGCAGTTTGGGCGACCCCAGTATCTCGGTAGACCCTTTTATGGGCTCACCGGCCGGGAGGTACGATAATTTCTGGATTCCCGGCTTGATCAGCAGTTCATGGACCGGAATATCGTGCAGGAGATGATCACTCAGCCCTCTTTCCGCCTCTATGCCCAGATATTTATGAATACTCGGTTTGCGCATGTCCGTATCCACCAGCAGGGCAAACTGGTCCACTTCACGAGCTATACTTATAGCCAGGTTAATGGAAGTAATGGTTTTGCCTTCACCGGGCATGGCACTCGTGACCATAATCACGTTATGCCCTTTTTTCTTGGTCCTGTGCAGAATCTGGGTACGCAGCAGGTTATATATGTCG
This window harbors:
- the coaD gene encoding pantetheine-phosphate adenylyltransferase translates to MAEVKPVTAVFPGTFDPFTRGHFSLVMRGIKTFHKVIVAVAGSTSKRCKFTLEERVDMAKRIFAHHPQVEVESFDGLLVHYVEQSPANVIMRGLRAVSDFEYEFQMALMNRRLDNDIQTVFLMTDYKWMYLSSTIIKDVAVNGGDISGLVPRQIYDEVVERLAPPEKRNV
- the rsmD gene encoding 16S rRNA (guanine(966)-N(2))-methyltransferase RsmD → MRLISGKYGGRVIRTAEGPGYRPATSKVRQAVFSMLESRGICWDGLRVADMFAGSGALAIEALSRGAAFAYFVEKNGRAASLISGNLKDLGVSPSEYRVAKADLFKVLSKSPDKPYDLIFIDPPYGYNLLPGALDAVLDKGWLAEDGFVLAEVEDRAGLPQSEHAQSLDLLVNKLYGQTRILLWQK
- a CDS encoding MBL fold metallo-hydrolase codes for the protein MKITFMGAAKTVTGSCYILETENVRFAVDCGLHQGNAEIEKRNRGISDYRPGELDFILITHAHIDHSGLLPAAVRAGFKGPIYMTQPTRDLLEIMLLDSAYIQEMETEWANRKRLRKGLVPIKPIYEQEDAINTTPLMRTVHYGATFEPAEGITVNFRDAGHILGSAFIELWVKEAGETTKVVFSGDLGHKDQLLVRNPSIIEKADYLLMESTYGDRNHKDSSNSLNELAEAINWSYTQGGKVVIPAFAVERSQQLLYTLHLLSKDGRLPADMPVYLDSPLAIKATEVFRSHPEFFDMDTAEMLHNGEDPLSLPNLKFTLDTQSSQAINNTDGPAIIISASGMANAGRIKHHLRHNIWKKESAVVFVGYQGVGTPGRRLVNGADNITIFGEKLKVEARIFTINGFSGHAGQSEMIDWLKNFDSPGMKVILTHGEAKGQKVLSALIKQELGYKVHIADYREELILVPGGEMQPVVKEKVAAPQVDWEFLLKDSEKLFTEFRSRLGKVRSQPFISQTELRDKLLDINRQVVELISEL
- a CDS encoding TIGR00730 family Rossman fold protein, translating into MQKSRQYVIDDLSMKESWRLFKIMAEIVDGFDTLNDVGPAVSIFGSARVAEGSPLYQQTEQLAGLLSQAGYSVITGGGPGLMEAGNKGAFESGGESIGLHIHLPFEQHSNPYLNIKSDYNYFFIRKLMFVKYALAYIAMPGGYGTLDELSEALVLIQTKRIKPFPIILMGTEFWSGLVDWIKNRMVMDGFCKEEDLNLFLLTDSPEEAVAHIKKHVII
- a CDS encoding DMT family transporter, translated to MVKDQKKAYMFGLGAVLIWSTVASAFKIALSHMEPLHLLFYAAAFSACSLLAILKIQKKTGEICKMTRKEMSGCMLAGLLNPFLYYVVLFKAYALLPAQEAQPLNYTWAITLSLLSIPFLGQKITARELAAIFISYLGVVVISTHGNLLDVQFSNGYGVLLALFSTIIWAAYWIYNTKSGTDPLVGLFLNFCFGLIPITIAMLVFSGLPPFNFPAVISAAYVGLFEMGITFALWLNAMKLTENTARISNLIFLSPFMSLILIHFIVGEEILTSTLVGLIFIVAGNIIQQLGRKKG
- a CDS encoding ABC transporter ATP-binding protein — protein: MISIEHLNVRLPSFALDDINLHVPEGDFFTLLGPTGSGKSVLLETIAGLVPVESGSISIAGRDITALPPEKRGLSIVYQDYALFPHLSVRSNIIFGARYKGISSSDAEARAGKLAEMLNIGHLLERTPRHLSGGERQRTAIARALLVDPSVLLLDEPLSALDPAFRQEVQDLLKSIHRETGITFVMVTHDFDEALYLAGNGAIIKDGKIIRKGAIRDIFNSPGSKFVADFVGMTNIYACSLEDGCIRFGSMLLHCGDSLDGTACTLAFRPEEVLMGGELSDSGQQNEFGATVKNVTPGGFYARVTLDYEGLEINALVPRKQLADGSLEPGTNLRASIPPRSIHLF
- a CDS encoding ABC transporter permease, which codes for MKKNHDFSVSRIVSTVLVLGFILLPLSQLIMGSSLAELKETFLDNDVRASIIRSMFCSGLAAIIAFAIGTPFAFLLARKEFRGKGLIESIIDMPIMIPHPVIGIALLSIAGRNHWIGQMLLDAGIRIMGTSTGIVAVLLFVGLPFYINAARDGFASVPERLEKAARTLGAGRSQTFVRVTLPLAWRSLLTGMIMCMARALSEFGAVVIVAYHPMVAPVLMYERFTAYGLAYSRPVAIWLIFLALLLFAALRVLSRGLRRDEL